Proteins from a single region of Antechinus flavipes isolate AdamAnt ecotype Samford, QLD, Australia chromosome 2, AdamAnt_v2, whole genome shotgun sequence:
- the CEP250 gene encoding centrosome-associated protein CEP250: MEARDQGQDMKLPPLHMVLEKQILALQKQMAKNQAASWQKLKISQEAQQRQAVLVRKLQAKVLQYRNWCQELESRLENIGGPIPERWENADEPRLEQLLIQLDEEHQRSESLVKMNTKLQQHLENADVVNKALQEDMGKLTVDWSQAQDELARRQSDWQMERKFFKGYLKGEHGRLLSLWREVVTFRRYFLEMKTATDRDLAELKAEHMKMSGSLLTSCLHLSLELQSQEAQGSGRLAGGEWAHLQLLARIQELEKETHERNQELILLKARGNVEKTELQDRVTELSALLAQSKKQNEEQEKKISALKDTMDILEINHSELIEHEASLTKNAWDEKLSLQKVIKNITQVVVDDSEKQDTGVGSSLGLESSGFSCHLNSEEPDKAVTLVRSVMAKQQQAAQDLRQQLSTCQEAVSFWQQEYSQWEEERESLRQRLQKLSGERDDLAGQTKDLQGAVDSVNRDREHLEKVREELQQRLEVLEQEACRLRRFNTELQLQGDLAQDKKVEQEEQLQQAVRERDCLQETLKGLEAKQSTSLSEMITLKEALEKSHLEKELLTQERTEMARALAKAEQSIAELTVTESTLKAEVADLQDTAVKLSALNEALTLDKVGLNQQLLQLEQENRSILDQVEAAKKANSAVQIELEKSERRKEALWADKTHLKMQLQRAKGAEAKLQRDLSRMREEKTETKEELDEAQRQLEVATAELEQLHQEKTRQGLLLERLSQEKEALVRDKAALEVHLKALERDREGLSEQLLELSSAKELLENNLFEAQQQSSLMEVTKEQLVMQIQTITQAKEVIQGEVKCLQMDLEAERQQAEQERDMVAKRQDQIEEEGRAALQRQQAAHEEELRLIEEKRVMDHTKYRQELEAILEQMEKEKLDLEETCAKEIRELQEESKATQAQRIEDHAVAESNTCQMQLEIEKERMLLETLLMTQSELADACQQLEQLRLDMKVQNLKEQENMESLWAQLQEAQTALKETRRKNQDDLAALQEETSILLQQRENLQKQVQDLKSQLVTSEDSHRLAEHEAQHQLQEAQESARILEQEKASLVQSLAEKEEILFILQEADSVQKQELNSLHQNVKEAQGEQEQLSIQIQFLKEEVQKKEASLLDQEKLLEASQKTEQQLRASLSTQEAKAAQLQLGLDNMESQVEALVLEQQRGHQAQAQLASFYSILQQTFPTALESKLEPSGAGDASPLPWNPNIMGPEQENAENFFTNEDVASALHKLQQDFWKAHHAQNDMKCQIKKLEQHLSQAETERNQFSAEVEELKRLLSQNQEEKLKWEGEQTSLKIELTALQERVVSLQSSLESAEQQRAEAQNEREVLWAAKENLISEMEHLQASRAATMTQASVMEALEEELRATRSTLKQKNAEAERERERAEALTEEQKMVQENLDLLTSCLSKREKELEALQGTIQELEEQREAQKVTQEHLSLNLEKRRQALESQREQIQELEKQKAVLEHLPVAMEEKERQVRSLREQIEEFEKKQETQGNILELQVLDLQKKTQVIESQRDQIQDLENQLVTLEHLTLEVKENHQEIESQKKKIEDLEYQREMQRTTLTHLTLDLEERSQEILSQNKRIKELENHRALLTEDLEERSQKMKSHKDQIEELQKQKDQLIWDLEKRGQELVLREEKILVLEEQITLQHKFLKEDLEQMKLALKEKDREIESQRQLMIEWEEEEKGQAKAQRSSLEHMKLILRDKEKQAEYQRERIQVLEQYGKQREEQLWGLQREIGEMTLLLTQKEQELETHQQHIEKARERGESRERVLQDQLEKVQEALQARERDLESLQQKAQEQQESQEERMSILQASLEQARVALKESEQVVETHKEQNWKVQQQQTAAELQVRVLEELLGDLRAEFQEQEKVLEVLQQQCMEKGHDQETEARHQQAEARQWEEAAAGQVQALQEALRAAQASLQEKDQELLQRAELSQRLEVSAATLQAALDACQLQARHLEEALREREREIREQHLQHQEMVQHLQLALAQRDRELRHLKEQGQQQEAASSQLDRAGEEKEESKVLRDSFRHLQLSLSRADREILQLQKGPQRQGQEFYHDSLSPEKKEEDEEACGTEMMKMSLRELSPVSLEETKLQEELNRVKNALRQTEAREIEWREKAQALARSLAESEASICNLREAALFLQAKAAEQNTEQRQRQEQLELTKQALEEEQSQSQGSALKAEPKLQGNQDATRAQSTGLDDDGSCTELEKAQRWQQRLKYLLHAMASLEHERNRLQQHNFQLRITLEHVERERKKLKKDFSRMACAASPLLSKTTAPTPAPQEEKGEPETPAKLVAELQKQVAVLQAQLALERQQKQDYISRCVQTNRELTDLHHSLSHSLWAVAQAPEANVLEAEAQKLDKSLTHSLTSPRPSPLCRTPRLAQATLR, encoded by the exons ATGGAGGCAAGAGACCAAGGGCAAGACATGAAGCTCCCACCTCTGCATATGGTACTGGAGAAGCAGATCCTGGCACTGCAGAAGCAGATGGCCAAGAACCAGGCTGCTTCCTGGCAAAAGCTGAAGATCTCCCAAGAGGCCCAGCAGAGGCAAGCAGTACTTGTGAGGAAGCTGCAAGCCAAG GTACTACAGTACCGGAACTGGTGTCAGGAGCTGGAGTCCCGTCTAGAGAACATAGGG GGCCCTATTCCAGAGAGGTGGGAAAATGCTGACGAGCCTAGATTGGAGCAGCTGCTGATCCAGCTGGATGAAGAGCACCAGAG ATCTGAGAGTTTGGTGAAAATGAACACAAAGCTTCAGCAGCACCTGGAGAACGCAGATGTGGTGAACAAAGCGCTTCaggaggatatgggaaaattaacAGTGGATTGGAGCCAAGCTCAGGATGAGCTGGCAAGGCGACAGAGTGACTGGCAAATGGAGAGAAAG TTCTTCAAGGGCTACCTGAAAGGGGAACACGGCCGGCTTCTCAGCCTGTGGCGGGAGGTGGTGACCTTCCGCCGCTACTTCTTGGAAATGAAGACAGCCACTGACAG GGACTTGGCTGAACTAAAGGCTGAACATATGAAGATGTCAGGTTCCCTGCTAACCAGCTGCCTGCACCTGAGCTTGGAATTACAATCCCAAGAGGCTCAAGGGTCAGGGAGACTGGCTGGCGGTGAGTGGGCCCATCTGCAACTACTAGCCAGAATCcaggagttggagaaggaaacacaTGAAAGAAACCAAGAACTTATCCTCCTGAAGGCCAGAGGAAATGTGGAGAAGACAGAACTTCAGGATAG GGTGACTGAACTCTCTGCCTTGTTGGctcaaagtaaaaaacaaaatgaggaaCAAGAGAAGAAGATTTCGGCTCTTAAGGACACCATGGATATCCTG GAGATAAATCATTCAGAATTAATAGAACATGAGGCATCTCTCACCAAAAATGCCTGGGATGAAAAGTTGTCTCTTCAGAAAGTGATCAAGAATATAACTCAG GTAGTGGTAGATGACAGTGAGAAGCAAGACACTGGAGTGGGGAGCTCCTTGGGGCTGGAGTCCAGTGGCTTCTCCTGCCATCTTAATTCCGAAGAACCAGATAAGGCTGTGACACTAGTGCGCTCCGTTATGGCCAAGCAGCAGCAAGCAGCCCAG GACCTGAGGCAGCAGCTTTCTACCTGTCAAGAGGCTGTGAGCTTCTGGCAGCAAGAGTATTCCCagtgggaggaggaaagggagtcCCTGAGGCAGCGACTGCAGAAGCTCAGTGGAGAACGGGATGACCTGGCAGGACAGACCAAGGACCTCCAGGGGGCAGTGGACTCTGTCAATAG GGATCGAGAGCACCTGGAAAAGGTTAGGGAAGAGCTCCAACAGCGGCTGGAGGTTCTGGAACAGGAAGCCTGCCGTCTCCGCAGGTTCAACACAGAGCTTCAGTTGCAGGGGGACTTGGCTCAAGATAAAAAGGTAGAGCAGGAGGAGCAGCTGCAGCAGGCTGTTCGGGAGAGGGATTGCCT TCAGGAGACTTTGAAGGGCCTGGAAGCCAAACAGTCAACATCACTGAGTGAAATGATTACCCTGAAGGAGGCATTAGAGAAAAGTCATCTAGAGAAGGAGCTGCTGACTCAAGAGAGAACAGAAATGGCAAGAGCCCTGGCCAAG GCAGAACAGTCAATTGCTGAGCTAACAGTTACAGAAAGCACCCTCAAGGCCGAAGTAGCTGATCTTCAGGATACAGCAGTCAAGTTGAGTGCACTGAATGAAGCCTTGACCTTAGATAAAGTGGGATTAAACCAACAGCTTTTACAG TTAGAGCAGGAAAACCGGTCTATCCTTGATCAAGTAGAAGCGGCAAAGAAGGCCAACAGTGCTGTGCAGATAGAGCTGGAGAAAtctgaaaggagaaaggaggccCTTTGGGCAGATAAGACTCATCTTAAAATGCAGCTACAGAGAGCTAAGGGTGCTGAGGCAAAGCTGCAGAGGGATCTAAGCAGGATGAGAGAAGAGAAGACGGAAACCAAGGAGGAATTGGATGAG gcACAACGCCAATTGGAGGTGGCCACTGCAGAGCTGGAGCAGCTACACCAAGAGAAAACCCGGCAAGGGCTTCTGCTGGAGAGGTTGAGCCAGGAGAAGGAGGCCTTGGTTCGGGACAAAGCTGCCCTGGAGGTGCATTTGAAAGCCTTGGAGCGGGATCGAGAAGGGCTTTCTGAGCAGCTACTGGAACTCAG TTCAGCCAAAGAACTGTTAGAAAACAACCTGTTTGAGGCTCAACAGCAGAGCTCTCTGATGGAAGTTACCAAGGAGCAACTGGTGATGCAGATTCAAACAATCACACAAGCCAAGGAGGTGATCCAAG GGGAAGTGAAGTGCCTTCAGATGGACCTGGAAGCAGAGCGACAGCAGGCAGAACAGGAGCGGGATATGGTGGCCAAACGTCAGGACCAGATAGAAGAGGAGGGTCGGGCAGCTCTGCAGCGACAACAAGCTGCCCATGAAGAAGAACTGCGCCTGATAGAGGAGAAGAGG GTGATGGATCACACTAAGTACAGGCAGGAATTGGAGGCCATATtagaacaaatggaaaaggagaaattgGACCTCGAGGAGACTTGTGCAAAGGAGATAAGAGAGCTGCAGGAGGAGTCCAAAGCTACCCAGGCACAGAGGATAGAGGATCATGCTGTGGCTGAGAGTAATACATGTCAG ATGCAActagagatagaaaaggaaaggatgttACTAGAGACACTCTTGATGACCCAGAGTGAATTAGCTGATGCTTGTCAGCAACTGGAGCAGCTAAGACTGGACATGAAGGTCCAGAACTTAAAGGAACAG GAGAATATGGAGAGCCTTTGGGCCCAGTTGCAGGAGGCTCAAACGGCTctgaaggagacaagaagaaagaaCCAGGATGACCTTGCCGCCCTTCAGGAAGAGACAAGCATCCTGTTGCAGCAAAGAGAGAACTTACAGAAACAG GTGCAAGATTTGAAGTCCCAACTAGTCACAAGTGAAGACTCACACAGGCTTGCAGAACATGAGGCTCAACATCAGCTACAAGAGGCCCAAGAGAGTGCTCGCATACTGGAGCAGGAAAAAGCCAG CCTGGTTCAGTCACtggcagaaaaggaagaaatactcTTCATCTTACAAGAAGCTGATTCAGTCCAAAAGCAAGAGCTAAACTCCCTACACCAGAATGTGAAGGAAGCTCAGGGAGAACAGGAGCAGCTAAGTATCCAG ATACAGTTTCTGAAGGAAGAAGTGCAAAAAAAGGAAGCTTCTCTTCTGGATCAAGAAAAACTGTTGGAAGCATCACAGAAGACAGAGCAGCAGTTGAGGGCCTCACTGTCTACACAGGAGGCCAAGGCAGCCCAGCTGCAGCTAGGGCTGGACAATATGGAAAGCCAAGTAGAGGCATTGGTTTTAGAGCAGCAGCGTGGACATCAGGCACAGGCACAGCTAGCCAGTTTCTACTCCATCCTACAGCAAACCTTTCCAACTGCTCTTGAGAGCAAACTAGAGCCAAGTGGTGCTGGAGACGCCTCTCCCCTTCCCTGGAACCCCAACATCATGGGGCCAG aaCAAGAGAATGCAGAAAATTTTTTCACTAATGAGGATGTAGCATCTGCCCTTCACAAGCTCCAGCAAGACTTCTGGAAGGCTCATCATGCTCAG AATGATATGAAGTGTCAGATCAAAAAGCTGGAACAGCATCTCTCCCAAGCTGAGACTGAACGAAACCAATTTTCTGCTGAAGTTGAGGAGCTTAAGAGACTGCTCTCCCAGAATCAGGAAG AGAAATTGAAATGGGAGGGGGAGCAGACCTCCTTGAAGATAGAGTTGACAGCACTTCAAGAAAGAGTGGTCTCCCTACAGAGCAGCCTGGAGAGTGCTGAGCAACAGAGAGCAGAAGCACAG AATGAACGTGAAGTGTTGTGGGCAGCCAAGGAAAATTTGATATCAGAGATGGAACATCTTCAAGCATCAAGGGCAGCCACTATGACACAAGCTAGTGTCATGGAAGCCCTTGAAGAAGAACTGAGAGCAACACGCTCAACCCTGAAACAGAAGAATGCGGAAGCAGAGAGGGAACGGGAGAGAGCAGAGGCCTTGACGGAGGAGCAGAAGATGGTGCAGGAAAATCTGGATCTCCTGACTAGTTGCTTatctaagagagagaaagagctagAAGCCTTGCAGGGAACAATTCAAGAACTGGAAGAGcagagagaagcacaaaaagttACTCAAGAACATTTGTCTCTCAATCTAGAGAAGAGAAGGCAAGCACTGGAATCTCAGAGAGAACAGATCCAAGAGCTGGAGAAACAGAAAGCTGTTCTGGAACATCTGCCTGTGGccatggaggagaaagagaggcaggTAAGATCACTAAGAGAACAGATTGAAGAGTTTGAGAAGAAGCAAGAAACTCAGGGAAATATCCTGGAACTTCAGGTTCTggatttacaaaagaaaacacaagtaaTAGAATCCCAGAGAGATCAGATTCAAGATCTGGAAAACCAGTTGGTCACTTTAGAACATCTCACtttagaagtaaaagaaaatcatcaagaaatagaatcccagaaaaaaaagattgaggatCTAGAGTACCAAAGAGAAATGCAGAGGACCACTCTGACTCACTTAACTTTGGATTTGGAGGAGAGGAGTCAAGAAATATTGTCACAGAATAAACggattaaagaattagaaaaccaCAGAGCTCTGCTAACAGAAGATCTTGAGGAGAGGAGCCAGAAGATGAAATCTCACAAGGACCAAATAGAGGAGCTCCAGAAACAAAAGGATCAACTTATTTGGGACCTAGAGAAGAGAGGCCAGGAACTGGTATTACGAGAAGAGAAAATTCTGGTTCTAGAAGAACAAATAACGTTGCAGcacaaatttttaaaggaagatcTTGAACAGATGAAATTGGCCTTAAAGGAAAAAGACagggaaattgagtctcagagacaACTCATGATAGagtgggaagaggaggaaaagggacaagCCAAGGCCCAGCGCAGCAGCCTGGAACACATGAAACTGATCCTGAGGGACAAGGAGAAGCAGGCTGAGTACCAAAGGGAGAGGATCCAGGTGTTAGAACAGTATGGGAAACAGCGTGAAGAGCAATTGTGGGGCCTTCAGAGAGAGATTGGGGAGATGACACTGCTCTTAACCCAGAAAGAGCAAGAGTTGGAGACTCACCAACAGCATATTGAGAAAGCCCGGGAAAGAGGGGAGTCCCGGGAAAGGGTTCTGCAGGACCAGTTGGAGAAAGTGCAGGAGGCCCTGCAGGCAAGGGAGCGAGACTTGGAATCCCTTCAGCAGAAGGCACAGGAACAGCAGGAGAGCCAGGAAGAGCGGATGAGCATTCTGCAAGCATCCCTGGAGCAGGCCAGGGTAGCCCTGAAAGAGAGTGAACAGGTAGTTGAGACCCACAAGGAACAGAACTGGAAGGTACAGCAACAACAGACAGCTGCAGAGCTACAGGTCCGAGTTTTGGAAGAGCTGCTGGGAGATCTCAGGGCTGAGTTTCAGGAACAAGAGAAGGTTCTAGAGGTCCTGCAACAGCAGTGTATGGAGAAGGGACACGATCAGGAGACAGAGGCCAGGCACCAGCAGGCAGAGGCCAGGCAGTGGGAAGAGGCTGCAGCAGGCCAAGTGCAGGCCCTTCAGGAGGCCCTCAGAGCTGCGCAGGCTTCCCTTCAGGAGAAAGACCAGGAGCTCCTTCAGCGGGCAGAACTGAGCCAGCGCCTGGAAGTCAGTGCAGCTACTCTGCAGGCAGCCCTAGATGCTTGTCAGTTGCAGGCCCGGCACCTGGAGGAGGCCCTGAGGGAGCGTGAGAGGGAGATCAGGGAGCAGCATCTGCAGCACCAAGAGATGGTCCAGCATCTGCAGCTGGCCCTGGCTCAGAGGGACCGGGAGCTGAGGCACCTCAAGGAACAGGGGCAGCAACAAGAggcagcctccagccagctcgaCAGagcaggggaagaaaaggaagaaagcaaagtcCTGAGAGACAGTTTCAGGCATCTCCAGCTGTCCCTCTCCAGGGCTGACAGAGAGATCCTGCAGCTGCAGAAGGGCCCCCAAAGACAAGGCCAGGAATTTTACCATGATAGCCTCAGCccagagaaaaaggaggaagacgAGGAAGCCTGTGGGACCGAGATGATGAAAATGTCCCTGCGTGAGTTATCGCCTGTGTCCTTGGAGGAGACCAAGCTCCAGGAAGAGCTTAACCGGGTAAAGAATGCTCTAAGGCAGACAGAGGCCCGGGAAATTGAGTGGCGAGAGAAGGCTCAAGCCTTGGCACGTTCTCTGGCTGAAAGTGAGGCCAGCATCTGTAACCTGCGGGAGGCAGCCCTGTTCTTACAGGCCAAAGCAGCGGAGCAAAACACAGAACAGCGGCAGCGCCAG